One window from the genome of Amycolatopsis sp. NBC_01480 encodes:
- a CDS encoding DciA family protein — translation MRRGRITGGGGQNPRRRRWSGSGADARDPQPLGRLVSRLISDSGWQDTMTNARVFGQWARLVGEDVAEHAEPVALKDGELTVRASSTAWATQLRLLQGKLLAKIAAGVGHGVVKRMRIQGPTAPSWRKGPRHVPGRGPRDTYG, via the coding sequence CTGCGTCGCGGGCGGATCACCGGCGGCGGTGGCCAGAACCCGCGCCGTCGCCGCTGGTCCGGCTCCGGCGCGGACGCGCGCGACCCGCAGCCGCTCGGCCGGCTCGTCTCCCGGCTGATCTCCGACAGCGGCTGGCAGGACACCATGACGAACGCGCGCGTGTTCGGCCAGTGGGCCCGGCTGGTCGGGGAGGACGTCGCGGAACACGCCGAGCCGGTGGCGCTGAAGGACGGCGAGCTGACCGTCCGTGCGAGCTCCACGGCGTGGGCCACGCAGCTGCGTTTGCTGCAGGGGAAGCTGCTGGCGAAGATCGCCGCGGGCGTCGGACACGGTGTCGTCAAGCGCATGCGGATCCAGGGCCCGACCGCCCCGAGCTGGCGGAAAGGGCCCCGCCACGTGCCGGGGCGCGGGCCGCGTGACACGTACGGCTGA
- the gyrB gene encoding DNA topoisomerase (ATP-hydrolyzing) subunit B, whose translation MTENKSEYNASSITVLEGLEAVRKRPGMYIGSTGERGLHHLVQEVVDNSVDEAMAGYATKVEVTLLADGGVRVVDDGRGIPVDMHPKEKKPTLEVVLTILHAGGKFDSDSYAVSGGLHGVGVSVVNALSTRLLAEIKVGGRSWRQLYTNQIAGELEDLGPAEDTGTTITFWADSGIFETTTYNFETISRRLQEMAFLNKGLTLSLRDERVADEETEQDAQGKQARVKEKVYCYPGGLEDFVRHINASKDPIHESVISFDAKGPGLEVEVAMQWNNGFTPSVYTFANTINTIEGGTHEEGFRAALTRVVNSYAREKKLLKEKDANLTGDDVREGLAAIVSIKLAEPQFEGQTKTKLGNSEAKTFVQQQSNEWLADWFERNPSEAKTIITKSISSAQARMAARKARDLVRRKGALEIGGLPGKLKDCRSTNPGECELYIVEGDSAGGSAKEGRDSMYQAILPIRGKIINVEKARIDRVLKNTEVQSLITALGTGIHDDFDLEKLRYHKIVLMADADVDGQHITTLLLTLLFRFMTPLIEHGHVFLSRPPLYKIKWPRQDPEYAYSDKERDAVIQAGVEAGRRLPKDDAIQRYKGLGEMNAEELWETTMDPANRLLGQVTLDDAAQADELFSVLMGEDVEARRSFITRNAKDVRFLDV comes from the coding sequence GTGACCGAGAACAAGAGCGAGTACAACGCGTCGTCCATCACCGTGCTCGAAGGCCTCGAAGCGGTCCGCAAACGCCCTGGCATGTACATCGGTTCCACCGGTGAACGCGGTCTCCACCACCTGGTCCAGGAGGTGGTGGACAACTCCGTGGACGAGGCGATGGCGGGTTACGCCACCAAGGTCGAGGTTACCCTCCTGGCCGACGGCGGGGTGCGGGTAGTCGACGACGGCCGCGGCATCCCGGTGGACATGCACCCCAAGGAGAAGAAGCCGACCCTCGAGGTCGTGCTCACCATCCTGCACGCGGGCGGCAAGTTCGACAGCGACTCCTACGCGGTGTCCGGCGGCCTGCACGGCGTCGGCGTCTCGGTGGTGAACGCGCTGTCGACGAGGCTGCTCGCGGAGATCAAGGTCGGCGGCCGCAGCTGGCGCCAGCTCTACACCAACCAGATCGCCGGCGAGCTGGAGGACCTCGGCCCCGCCGAGGACACCGGCACCACGATCACCTTCTGGGCCGACTCGGGCATCTTCGAGACGACCACGTACAACTTCGAGACGATCTCGCGCCGGCTGCAGGAGATGGCGTTCCTGAACAAGGGCCTCACCCTGTCGCTGCGCGACGAGCGCGTCGCCGACGAGGAGACCGAGCAGGACGCCCAGGGCAAGCAGGCCCGCGTCAAGGAGAAGGTCTACTGCTACCCCGGCGGGCTCGAGGACTTCGTCCGGCACATCAACGCCAGCAAGGACCCGATCCACGAGAGCGTGATCTCCTTCGACGCCAAGGGTCCCGGCCTCGAGGTCGAGGTCGCGATGCAGTGGAACAACGGCTTCACGCCGTCGGTGTACACGTTCGCCAACACGATCAACACGATCGAGGGCGGCACCCACGAGGAGGGTTTCCGCGCGGCGCTCACGCGCGTGGTGAACTCGTACGCGCGCGAGAAGAAGCTGCTCAAGGAGAAGGACGCGAACCTCACCGGTGACGACGTCCGCGAGGGCCTCGCCGCCATCGTCTCCATCAAGCTGGCCGAGCCGCAGTTCGAGGGCCAGACCAAGACGAAGCTGGGCAACAGCGAGGCCAAGACGTTCGTGCAGCAGCAGTCGAACGAGTGGCTCGCCGACTGGTTCGAGCGCAACCCGTCCGAGGCCAAGACGATCATCACCAAGTCGATCTCCTCGGCTCAGGCGCGGATGGCCGCGCGCAAGGCCCGTGACCTGGTCCGCCGCAAGGGCGCGCTGGAGATCGGCGGCCTGCCCGGCAAGCTGAAGGACTGCCGCTCCACCAACCCGGGCGAGTGCGAGCTCTACATCGTGGAGGGCGACTCGGCCGGCGGCTCCGCCAAGGAGGGCCGCGACTCGATGTACCAGGCGATCCTGCCGATCCGCGGCAAGATCATCAACGTCGAGAAGGCCCGCATCGACCGCGTCCTGAAGAACACCGAGGTCCAGTCGCTGATCACCGCGCTGGGCACCGGCATCCACGACGACTTCGACCTCGAGAAGCTGCGGTACCACAAGATCGTGCTGATGGCCGACGCCGACGTCGACGGCCAGCACATCACCACGCTGCTGCTCACCCTGCTGTTCCGCTTCATGACGCCGCTGATCGAGCACGGCCACGTGTTCCTTTCGCGGCCGCCGCTGTACAAGATCAAATGGCCGCGGCAGGACCCGGAGTACGCCTACTCCGACAAGGAGCGCGACGCCGTCATCCAGGCCGGGGTCGAGGCCGGCCGCCGGCTGCCGAAGGACGACGCGATCCAGCGGTACAAGGGTCTCGGCGAAATGAACGCCGAGGAGCTGTGGGAGACCACGATGGATCCGGCCAACCGGCTGCTGGGCCAGGTCACCCTCGACGACGCCGCCCAGGCCGACGAGCTGTTCTCCGTGCTGATGGGCGAGGACGTCGAGGCCCGCCGCTCGTTCATCACCCGCAACGCCAAGGACGTCCGCTTCCTGGACGTGTAG
- the gyrA gene encoding DNA gyrase subunit A — translation MTETLPPAPDHDRIEPVDIQHEMQRSYIDYAMSVIVSRALPDVRDGLKPVHRRVLYSMFDSGFRPDRGYNKCSRVVGDVMGNYHPHGDSAIYDALVRLAQPWSMRYPLIDGQGNFGSPGNDPAAAMRYTESRLAPLAMQMLADIEEDTVDFSDNYDGRTQEPDVLPARFPNLLVNGGSGIAVGMATNIPPHNLREVASGVVWALENYESTDDELLAALLVRIKGPDFPTKAMILGTSGIEDAYRTGRGSVRMRAVVEVEEDAKGRTTLVVSELPYQVNPDNLVENIAHLVRDGKLTGIADIADESNSRSGMRIVVTLKRDAVAKVVLNNLFKHTQLQQNFGVNMLALVDGVPRTLRLDQMIRHYVKHQVEVIVRRTRFRLRKAEERAHILRGLVKALDLLDEVIALIRRSPSADEARPALMELLDVDEIQATAILDMQLRRLAALERQRIIDQLAEIELEIADLKDILEKPERQRSIIRDELMEIVDKYGDDRRTKIIPFDGEVSVEDLIAVEDVVVTITRTGYAKRTKTDLYRSQKRGGKGVQGATLKQDDIVQHFFVCSTHDWILFFTNKGRVYRTKAYDLPEANRNARGQHVANLMAFQPDEQIAQVIEIPNYEVAPYLVLATKRGLVKKTKLTDFDSNRAGGLIAVNLREGDELMGAVLAAAEDDLLLVSAEGQSIRFHATDEALRPMGRATSGVLGMRFNDGDELLGISVVKPDKFLLVATDGGYAKRTPIEDYPVQGRGGKGVLTIQHDRKRGRLVGALIVDFDDELFAITSSGGVIRTPARDVRKAGRQTKGVRLMNLGDGTTLLAVARNADEGSDVASDGEESAEVETPDVIDGEVATAPEETEAEDGTAPEQ, via the coding sequence ATGACGGAAACCTTGCCGCCGGCGCCGGACCACGACCGGATCGAGCCGGTCGACATCCAGCACGAGATGCAGCGGTCCTACATCGACTACGCGATGAGCGTGATCGTGTCGCGGGCCCTGCCGGACGTGCGAGACGGCCTCAAGCCGGTGCACCGCCGGGTGCTCTACTCCATGTTCGACTCCGGCTTCCGCCCGGACCGCGGGTACAACAAGTGCTCGCGCGTGGTCGGCGACGTCATGGGCAACTACCACCCGCACGGCGACTCGGCGATCTACGACGCGCTGGTTCGCCTGGCCCAGCCGTGGTCGATGCGTTACCCGCTGATCGACGGGCAGGGCAACTTCGGTTCGCCGGGCAACGACCCCGCCGCCGCCATGCGGTACACGGAGTCGCGCCTCGCGCCGCTGGCGATGCAGATGCTGGCGGACATCGAAGAGGACACCGTCGACTTCTCCGACAACTACGACGGCCGCACGCAGGAGCCGGACGTGCTGCCGGCGCGGTTCCCGAACCTGCTGGTCAACGGCGGTTCCGGGATCGCGGTCGGGATGGCGACCAACATCCCGCCGCACAACCTGCGCGAGGTCGCGTCCGGCGTCGTGTGGGCGCTGGAGAACTACGAGTCGACCGACGACGAGCTGCTGGCCGCGCTGCTGGTGCGGATCAAGGGCCCGGACTTCCCGACCAAGGCGATGATCCTGGGCACCTCCGGCATCGAGGACGCCTACCGCACCGGCCGCGGCTCCGTGCGCATGCGCGCCGTGGTCGAGGTCGAGGAGGACGCGAAGGGCCGCACCACGCTCGTCGTGTCCGAGCTGCCGTACCAGGTGAACCCGGACAACCTCGTCGAGAACATCGCGCACCTGGTGCGCGACGGCAAGCTCACCGGCATCGCCGACATCGCGGACGAGTCCAACAGCCGGTCCGGCATGCGGATCGTGGTCACGCTCAAGCGCGACGCGGTGGCGAAGGTGGTGCTGAACAACCTGTTCAAGCACACCCAGCTGCAGCAGAACTTCGGCGTGAACATGCTGGCGCTGGTCGACGGCGTGCCGCGCACGCTGCGGCTGGACCAGATGATCCGGCACTACGTGAAGCACCAGGTCGAGGTCATCGTCCGGCGGACCCGGTTCCGCCTGCGCAAGGCCGAGGAACGGGCCCACATCCTGCGCGGCCTGGTCAAGGCGCTGGACCTGCTCGACGAGGTGATCGCCCTGATCCGGCGCTCGCCCTCGGCCGACGAGGCCCGGCCGGCCCTGATGGAGCTGCTGGACGTCGACGAGATCCAGGCCACCGCGATCCTCGACATGCAGCTGCGCCGCCTGGCCGCCCTCGAGCGCCAGCGCATCATCGACCAGCTGGCCGAGATCGAGCTGGAGATCGCGGACCTCAAGGACATCCTGGAGAAGCCGGAGCGCCAGCGCTCGATCATCCGCGACGAGCTGATGGAGATCGTCGACAAGTACGGCGACGACCGGCGCACGAAGATCATCCCGTTCGACGGCGAGGTTTCGGTCGAGGACCTGATCGCGGTCGAGGACGTGGTGGTCACCATCACCCGCACCGGCTACGCCAAGCGCACCAAGACCGACCTCTACCGCTCGCAGAAGCGCGGCGGCAAGGGCGTGCAGGGCGCCACGCTGAAGCAGGACGACATCGTCCAGCACTTCTTCGTCTGCTCGACGCACGACTGGATCCTGTTCTTCACCAACAAGGGCCGGGTCTACCGCACCAAGGCGTACGACCTGCCCGAGGCGAACCGGAACGCGCGCGGCCAGCACGTGGCCAACCTCATGGCGTTCCAGCCGGACGAGCAGATCGCCCAGGTCATCGAGATCCCGAACTACGAGGTGGCGCCGTACCTGGTGCTCGCCACGAAGCGCGGACTGGTGAAGAAGACCAAGCTCACCGACTTCGACTCCAACCGCGCCGGCGGCCTCATCGCCGTCAACCTGCGCGAGGGCGACGAGCTGATGGGCGCGGTGCTGGCGGCGGCGGAGGACGACCTGCTGCTGGTCTCGGCCGAGGGCCAGTCGATCCGCTTCCACGCCACCGACGAGGCGCTGCGGCCGATGGGCCGGGCGACGTCCGGTGTGCTCGGCATGCGCTTCAACGACGGTGACGAGCTGCTCGGCATCAGCGTCGTCAAGCCGGACAAGTTCCTGCTCGTCGCGACCGACGGCGGGTACGCCAAGCGCACGCCGATCGAGGACTACCCGGTGCAGGGCCGCGGCGGCAAGGGTGTGCTCACCATTCAGCACGACCGCAAACGTGGCAGGCTGGTGGGGGCACTCATCGTCGACTTCGACGACGAGCTGTTCGCCATCACCTCGAGCGGTGGGGTCATCCGCACCCCGGCGCGCGACGTTCGCAAGGCCGGTCGGCAGACCAAGGGAGTGCGCCTGATGAATCTGGGCGACGGAACCACTCTTCTCGCGGTCGCACGCAACGCCGACGAGGGTTCGGACGTCGCCAGTGATGGCGAGGAATCCGCGGAAGTGGAAACCCCCGACGTCATCGACGGCGAGGTGGCCACCGCGCCCGAGGAGACCGAGGCAGAAGACGGCACGGCGCCGGAGCAGTGA
- a CDS encoding DUF3566 domain-containing protein: protein MTPSEKADGASATPPWQRTAKDGGGDSEATVSTGIATEGVVYSDHEQDGPRVSESEYPVVTGTAAPRLFGGASGPVQPEPAEDIPSAGRTRPTPSALRRPGRGPRRASLQIKRFDPWSVLKLALVLGVAMFFVWLVAVGVLYTVLDGMGVWDKLNGTYSSLVGGEGANASSEPLISAGRVFGIAAILGAINIVLVSALATVSAFIYNVSADLAGGLEVTLSERE from the coding sequence GTGACACCATCCGAGAAGGCCGACGGCGCGTCGGCAACCCCTCCATGGCAGCGGACCGCCAAGGACGGCGGCGGTGACTCCGAGGCCACGGTCTCGACCGGAATCGCCACCGAGGGTGTGGTCTACTCGGATCATGAGCAGGACGGACCGCGCGTGAGCGAGAGCGAATACCCCGTGGTGACCGGCACGGCGGCGCCCCGCCTGTTCGGCGGCGCTTCGGGTCCGGTGCAGCCCGAGCCGGCGGAGGACATCCCGTCGGCCGGGCGCACCCGCCCCACCCCCAGCGCCCTGCGCCGCCCGGGCCGCGGCCCCCGGCGCGCGAGCCTGCAGATCAAGCGCTTCGACCCGTGGTCGGTGCTGAAGCTGGCCCTGGTGCTCGGCGTCGCGATGTTCTTCGTGTGGCTGGTCGCCGTCGGCGTGCTCTACACGGTCCTCGACGGCATGGGCGTGTGGGACAAGCTGAACGGCACGTACTCGTCCCTGGTCGGCGGCGAGGGCGCGAACGCTTCGTCGGAACCGCTGATCAGCGCGGGCCGCGTGTTCGGCATCGCGGCCATCCTCGGCGCGATCAACATCGTGCTGGTGTCCGCGCTGGCCACCGTGAGCGCCTTCATCTACAACGTGTCGGCGGACCTCGCGGGCGGCCTCGAGGTCACCCTGTCGGAACGGGAGTAA
- a CDS encoding EthD family reductase, with protein sequence MHKMVVLYPQPADPDHFRDYYMTTHLPLVARMPGLLAWRYSFDVTTAQGQPYFAIFEAEFADATALTASRASPQGREVAADVANYATGGAIVIDYPVQEGAV encoded by the coding sequence ATGCACAAGATGGTGGTCCTGTATCCCCAGCCCGCCGATCCCGACCATTTCCGCGACTACTACATGACCACCCACCTCCCGCTGGTCGCGCGCATGCCCGGCCTGCTCGCGTGGCGCTACAGCTTCGACGTGACAACGGCGCAGGGACAGCCGTACTTCGCGATCTTCGAAGCCGAGTTCGCTGACGCCACGGCGCTGACCGCGTCGAGGGCGTCTCCGCAAGGCCGGGAAGTAGCCGCCGACGTCGCCAACTACGCCACCGGCGGTGCGATCGTCATCGACTACCCGGTGCAGGAAGGCGCCGTCTGA
- a CDS encoding MmyB family transcriptional regulator: MAMIDPRTEIKEFLSSRRARITPERAGLPAYGGNRRVKGLRREEVALLAGVSVDYYVRMERGSLAGASDGVLDALAAALQLDEAERDHLFHLARQSRSPGGPRRRRPAVTVRPALQQVLAAITDAPAWICNGRYDVLAMNHLADALFSPVLADPRRPANTARFVYLDPEAASTFFVDYDRIAGDVAAKLRMEAGRYPHDEQLIALVGELSTRSELFRQRWASQDVRLHRSGRKRLHHPVVGRLDLDVESMELPADSGLHLTVYTAPTGTATADGLALLTSWAASQDKLVR, translated from the coding sequence GTGGCCATGATCGATCCGCGCACTGAGATCAAGGAATTCCTGAGCTCCCGTCGCGCGCGGATCACGCCCGAGCGGGCCGGACTGCCTGCGTACGGCGGCAACCGCCGGGTCAAAGGCCTGCGCCGCGAAGAGGTCGCGCTCCTGGCCGGGGTGTCGGTCGACTACTACGTGCGGATGGAGCGCGGCAGCCTCGCCGGCGCCTCCGACGGGGTGCTCGACGCGTTGGCCGCGGCCTTGCAGCTTGACGAGGCCGAGCGCGATCACCTGTTCCACCTCGCGCGGCAGTCCAGGTCGCCCGGCGGTCCACGCCGCCGGCGACCCGCCGTGACGGTGCGTCCGGCGCTCCAGCAGGTGCTCGCCGCCATCACCGACGCGCCGGCGTGGATCTGCAACGGCCGTTACGACGTGCTGGCCATGAATCACCTGGCCGACGCGCTGTTTTCCCCGGTGCTGGCCGACCCGCGACGGCCGGCGAACACCGCGCGTTTCGTCTATCTGGATCCCGAAGCGGCGAGCACGTTCTTCGTGGACTACGACCGAATCGCCGGCGATGTGGCCGCGAAGCTGCGCATGGAAGCCGGCCGTTATCCGCACGACGAGCAGCTGATCGCCCTGGTCGGTGAGCTGTCGACACGCAGTGAGCTGTTCCGGCAGCGGTGGGCGTCTCAGGACGTCCGGCTCCACCGGTCCGGGCGCAAGCGCCTGCACCATCCGGTAGTGGGCCGGCTCGACCTGGACGTCGAATCGATGGAGCTGCCTGCCGACTCCGGCTTGCACCTGACCGTCTACACCGCCCCCACCGGCACGGCGACCGCGGACGGCCTGGCCCTGTTGACGTCGTGGGCGGCCAGCCAGGACAAGCTGGTGCGATGA
- a CDS encoding SDR family oxidoreductase, which produces MADNQFTAHPDLFDLSGKYALVTGGTRGIGMMIARGLLQAGARVIVSSRKADACAEAQQQLSEFGDVQAIPADLSTHDECRRLADLVTGGSERLDILVNNAGAMWREPLGTFPDEAWDTVLDLNLKAPFWLVQALLPALRRAGTADDPARVINIGSIAAIHVAESPNYSYASSKAGLHQLTRVLARELGPQHVTVNAVAPGPFPSEMMTATLEVIGDKITAKAPLRRLGRDDDMAGIAVFLASRAGSYLTGTVIPSDGGIATTATGT; this is translated from the coding sequence ATGGCGGACAATCAGTTCACCGCTCACCCAGACCTTTTTGATCTGAGTGGGAAATACGCACTTGTCACTGGCGGCACCAGGGGCATCGGAATGATGATCGCGCGCGGCCTGCTGCAGGCGGGCGCCCGCGTCATTGTCAGCTCACGCAAGGCGGACGCGTGCGCGGAGGCCCAGCAGCAGCTGTCGGAATTCGGCGACGTTCAAGCAATCCCCGCCGACCTGTCCACGCACGACGAGTGCCGGCGCCTCGCTGATCTGGTCACCGGCGGCTCGGAGCGCCTGGACATCCTCGTCAACAACGCGGGCGCGATGTGGCGCGAGCCGCTGGGGACGTTCCCGGACGAGGCCTGGGACACCGTGCTCGACCTCAACCTCAAGGCGCCGTTCTGGCTGGTGCAGGCGCTGCTCCCCGCGCTTCGCCGGGCGGGCACCGCCGATGATCCCGCGCGGGTCATCAACATCGGCAGCATCGCCGCCATCCACGTCGCCGAATCGCCCAATTACTCGTACGCCAGCAGCAAAGCGGGACTCCATCAACTCACCCGGGTGCTGGCCAGGGAACTGGGCCCACAGCACGTCACGGTGAACGCGGTGGCCCCAGGGCCGTTCCCGTCGGAGATGATGACGGCCACGCTCGAAGTCATCGGCGACAAGATCACGGCGAAGGCCCCGCTGCGCCGGCTCGGCCGCGACGACGACATGGCCGGTATCGCCGTGTTCCTCGCCAGCCGGGCCGGGTCCTACCTCACGGGCACCGTCATCCCGAGCGACGGCGGCATCGCCACGACCGCAACAGGCACCTAG
- a CDS encoding DLW-39 family protein: MKKLLALAVVAGGVLFVVKRNKAAKAEADLWREATAPTGPVSTNGTTPAKASDASRN, encoded by the coding sequence GTGAAGAAGCTGTTGGCACTCGCGGTCGTCGCGGGCGGCGTTCTGTTCGTCGTCAAGCGCAACAAGGCGGCCAAGGCCGAGGCTGACCTGTGGCGTGAAGCCACGGCTCCCACGGGCCCGGTCTCGACGAACGGCACCACGCCGGCCAAGGCCTCGGACGCCTCGCGCAACTGA
- a CDS encoding SRPBCC family protein, whose product MSTTPQDQTALQVDIVVDVPVEHAFRVFTERFDEVKPRDHSLLAAPVERTVLEPRLGGTVYDLGTDGSRCTWARVLAYEPPHRLVISWDISPRWQLETDPDHTSEVEIRFAAEAPERTRVVIEHRHLDRHGEGWQGFLTLDTGEGWPLYLERFRAATQRPASGS is encoded by the coding sequence ATGAGCACCACTCCACAGGACCAGACCGCCTTGCAGGTCGACATCGTCGTCGACGTGCCCGTGGAGCACGCCTTCCGCGTGTTCACCGAACGGTTCGACGAGGTCAAGCCCCGTGACCACAGCCTGCTCGCGGCGCCGGTCGAACGCACCGTGCTGGAGCCCCGGCTCGGCGGCACCGTGTACGACCTCGGCACGGACGGCAGCCGGTGCACCTGGGCCCGCGTCCTCGCGTACGAGCCACCGCACCGGCTGGTCATCAGCTGGGACATCAGCCCGCGATGGCAGCTGGAGACCGACCCGGACCACACCAGCGAGGTGGAGATCCGATTCGCGGCCGAGGCTCCCGAACGCACCCGGGTGGTGATCGAGCACCGGCACCTCGATCGGCACGGCGAGGGCTGGCAGGGCTTCCTTACCCTCGACACCGGCGAGGGCTGGCCCCTCTACCTGGAACGGTTCCGCGCGGCTACGCAACGACCGGCCTCGGGCAGCTAG
- a CDS encoding ArsR/SmtB family transcription factor: protein MAISTADPWQALADPTRRRVFARVADGACSVTEIARDLPVSRPAVSQHLRVLLEARLVDVHQQGRLRMYEMRADGLDQLRRELDSYWRKTLTRFKDVAERTYQPAATTAEGTPPQ from the coding sequence ATGGCGATCTCGACCGCTGATCCGTGGCAGGCCCTCGCCGACCCCACCCGGCGCCGCGTGTTCGCCCGGGTCGCCGACGGGGCGTGCTCGGTCACCGAGATCGCACGGGACCTGCCGGTCAGCCGCCCGGCGGTGTCGCAGCACTTGCGAGTGCTGCTGGAAGCGCGGCTGGTCGACGTGCACCAGCAGGGCCGCTTGCGCATGTACGAGATGCGAGCGGACGGCCTGGACCAGCTGCGTCGAGAACTCGACTCCTACTGGCGCAAGACTTTGACCAGGTTCAAGGACGTGGCCGAGCGGACCTACCAGCCGGCCGCGACCACAGCGGAAGGGACTCCACCGCAATGA
- the lipB gene encoding lipoyl(octanoyl) transferase LipB — protein MGWPIKRVDLGVVEYERAARDMREWVVQRQEGRVDDRLFLLSHPSVVTYGPQTRPDELPPETAGLPAIPVDRGGYATYHGPGQLVGYLVLDVRERGPVDIVRWLENGLVEALADLGFATVRRDTPKGGASLVGVWTPDGRKLVSIGMRIRGGVTSHGFALNVDPDMAAFHAFTACRLADVTMVSLREIALEQGKAVPSDAEVRDAVAAALC, from the coding sequence ATGGGCTGGCCGATAAAGCGGGTCGACCTGGGCGTCGTCGAGTACGAGCGGGCCGCCCGGGACATGCGGGAGTGGGTTGTGCAGCGGCAGGAGGGCCGGGTGGACGACCGGCTGTTCCTGCTCAGCCATCCGTCGGTGGTGACGTACGGGCCGCAGACCCGGCCCGACGAGCTGCCGCCGGAGACCGCCGGGCTGCCGGCCATTCCCGTCGACCGCGGCGGGTACGCCACCTACCACGGACCCGGCCAGCTCGTCGGCTACCTGGTGCTCGACGTGCGCGAGCGCGGGCCCGTCGACATCGTGCGCTGGCTGGAGAACGGCCTCGTCGAGGCGCTCGCGGACCTCGGGTTCGCGACCGTCCGCCGGGACACGCCGAAGGGCGGAGCGAGCCTCGTCGGCGTGTGGACGCCGGACGGGCGCAAGCTCGTGTCCATCGGCATGCGCATCCGCGGCGGCGTGACGAGCCACGGGTTCGCGCTGAACGTGGACCCGGACATGGCGGCGTTCCACGCGTTCACCGCCTGCCGGCTCGCCGACGTCACCATGGTGTCGCTGCGGGAAATCGCGCTGGAGCAAGGAAAAGCGGTGCCCAGCGACGCCGAGGTGCGTGACGCCGTGGCGGCCGCGCTGTGCTGA
- a CDS encoding PHP domain-containing protein: MLRPLPPDGHVHTEWSWDTVTGSMVRSCERALELGLPSLAFTEHADLTPWLIPEPIRPHLPEHFRVRLRPDGVLEPPDLDVDGYLAGVQECRERFPDLRILSGVELSEPHWHRDRADALLAAHDFERVLGSVHSLPDGEHHHELSVISQRPAADVMRAYLAEALELVESTADFAVLAHIDYGVRSWPAEQPPFAAGDFEEEFRTVLRALADSGRVLEVNTKVPLAREIVRWWFEVGGEAVAFGSDAHEPGLVGHAFADAAALVESCGFHPGRTPHDFWSRRG; this comes from the coding sequence GTGCTGAGGCCGCTGCCGCCGGACGGGCACGTGCACACGGAGTGGTCCTGGGACACCGTCACCGGCTCGATGGTCCGCTCGTGCGAGCGGGCGCTGGAACTCGGGCTGCCGTCGCTGGCCTTCACCGAGCACGCCGACCTCACGCCGTGGTTGATCCCCGAGCCGATCCGGCCGCACCTGCCCGAGCACTTCCGCGTGCGGCTGCGGCCCGACGGCGTGCTGGAGCCACCCGACCTCGACGTCGACGGGTACCTGGCGGGTGTGCAGGAATGCCGCGAACGATTCCCTGATCTGCGAATCCTGTCCGGCGTCGAGCTGAGCGAGCCGCATTGGCACCGCGATCGCGCCGACGCGCTCCTGGCGGCGCACGACTTCGAGCGGGTGCTCGGCTCCGTGCATTCGCTGCCGGACGGCGAGCACCACCACGAGCTGAGCGTGATCTCCCAGCGCCCGGCCGCCGACGTGATGCGCGCGTACCTCGCCGAGGCGCTGGAGCTCGTCGAGTCCACAGCGGACTTCGCCGTGCTGGCGCACATCGACTACGGCGTGCGGTCGTGGCCCGCCGAGCAGCCGCCGTTCGCCGCCGGGGACTTCGAGGAGGAGTTCCGCACGGTGCTGCGCGCCCTCGCCGACAGCGGGCGGGTGCTCGAGGTCAACACCAAAGTCCCGCTGGCCAGGGAAATCGTGCGCTGGTGGTTCGAAGTCGGCGGCGAGGCGGTGGCGTTCGGCAGCGACGCGCACGAGCCGGGCCTGGTGGGCCACGCCTTCGCGGACGCGGCCGCCCTCGTCGAGTCGTGCGGATTTCATCCGGGACGCACGCCGCACGACTTCTGGAGCCGGCGCGGCTGA